One genomic window of Fervidobacterium thailandense includes the following:
- a CDS encoding ABC transporter permease, with translation MRKNYLVGFLLLLGFWLIISLLVGSDLILPTPITVFNTLVVLLKDPRTYQAILSTLTKILVVLIATLTVGVSLGFIIGLSDKIYQLFRPAILVIQAVPIITWLALVMFAFGIGWLGPVVVSVLSLFPHVLLTTAVGVRSTDVKLKEMAMIYNVPKWKIVRDIYLGSVIPQMVAALQVVMGNVWKVVVVAEYMCGDRGIGVMIAWARQSVAVDRVYAYTAITVIVGLVAENILNRYTRALLKEWEIA, from the coding sequence ATGAGAAAAAATTATCTTGTTGGGTTTCTCCTGCTACTGGGCTTTTGGTTGATCATCTCGTTGCTGGTCGGATCAGACTTGATACTTCCAACTCCCATAACGGTCTTCAACACACTCGTGGTACTGCTGAAAGACCCAAGGACGTACCAGGCCATTTTGAGTACGTTGACCAAGATATTGGTAGTACTCATCGCAACACTTACCGTTGGTGTGTCGCTGGGGTTCATCATTGGTCTGAGTGATAAAATCTATCAGCTTTTCCGACCCGCTATCTTGGTAATTCAGGCGGTACCGATTATCACCTGGCTGGCACTCGTGATGTTCGCTTTCGGGATCGGCTGGCTTGGACCTGTTGTGGTGAGTGTGCTCTCGCTCTTTCCGCACGTGCTGCTTACAACCGCCGTTGGCGTGAGATCCACGGACGTGAAACTTAAGGAGATGGCTATGATTTACAATGTTCCAAAGTGGAAGATAGTCCGGGATATTTACCTTGGGTCCGTGATTCCGCAGATGGTTGCCGCGTTGCAGGTTGTCATGGGGAACGTGTGGAAAGTTGTCGTCGTTGCCGAGTACATGTGCGGTGACCGTGGGATAGGGGTCATGATCGCTTGGGCACGACAATCGGTTGCGGTGGACAGGGTTTACGCTTACACGGCCATAACAGTGATCGTGGGTCTTGTTGCGGAAAACATTTTGAACAGGTACACGCGAGCGTTGCTAAAGGAATGGGAGATCGCATGA
- a CDS encoding ABC transporter ATP-binding protein: MKLRVTNLSKNFGKLEVLRCISFEVSEGESIALLGPSGCGKTTILRIVAGLEHETRGYVERNFSRLAYVFQEPRLIPWKTVRENLRFVVEDDEKITKILSVLRLSGFEEFKPAKLSGGMRQRVNLARAFLVEPDLILMDEPFSSLDLHTKLSIIQDVNKRREEVSFSMVLVTHDIREALLLADRIILLTDKPCVVRKEYDVTNVPKDIFDPRFTEVERLILADITNAP; the protein is encoded by the coding sequence ATGAAGCTCAGAGTTACCAATCTTTCGAAGAATTTTGGGAAGCTGGAGGTTCTCAGGTGCATTTCTTTTGAGGTATCCGAGGGCGAGTCGATCGCTCTGCTCGGCCCATCAGGTTGTGGAAAAACGACTATTTTGAGGATAGTGGCGGGACTTGAGCATGAAACAAGGGGGTACGTGGAACGTAACTTCTCGAGGCTTGCTTACGTTTTCCAGGAACCGAGACTGATTCCCTGGAAGACCGTCAGGGAGAATTTGAGGTTCGTCGTCGAGGACGACGAAAAAATCACAAAAATTCTGAGCGTACTCAGACTCAGCGGTTTTGAGGAGTTCAAACCCGCAAAACTCAGTGGTGGGATGCGGCAAAGGGTTAACCTTGCACGTGCTTTCTTGGTGGAACCCGATTTGATACTGATGGACGAGCCTTTTTCATCACTGGATCTTCACACGAAGTTGTCAATAATTCAAGATGTCAACAAGCGACGAGAAGAGGTAAGTTTTTCAATGGTGCTCGTTACCCACGACATCAGGGAAGCGTTGCTACTTGCCGACAGAATTATTCTGCTCACCGACAAACCGTGCGTGGTTAGGAAGGAATACGATGTAACAAACGTTCCAAAGGATATCTTCGATCCACGCTTTACGGAAGTGGAGCGACTCATACTGGCTGATATCACAAACGCTCCGTAA
- a CDS encoding ABC transporter substrate-binding protein encodes MKRTLVLTVTLLAVLVHAVVFINPFGPTIFPIAGLLSKEVKTEMALDIKFWRTLDEATAYIVSKKVNFAALPVTFGANLYTKGIDVRLIGVYSWRLFYVVAQQDFEFKGYQSFKGEQIYTAHARGQTADVVLRYLLVKNGLEPDKDVRFAYAQPQEIVSLFNAGKIKLAAVPEPFVTMMLSKGKIILDLQEEWNRASGTKYGIPITGLFVTGKLADYAGTVRLFERSFVKSLNWSYQNLDKAVDITSKQLGIPVAVLKTSLQRSQYNYLSAKDCKDEVLHYLKKLNELYPEGLPKVPDEKFFFVNF; translated from the coding sequence ATGAAAAGAACACTCGTTCTGACTGTTACCTTACTTGCGGTTTTAGTGCACGCTGTGGTGTTCATCAACCCGTTCGGCCCGACGATCTTCCCGATAGCAGGACTTTTGTCGAAAGAAGTAAAAACCGAGATGGCGTTGGATATCAAGTTTTGGCGCACTCTTGATGAAGCTACCGCTTACATCGTTTCAAAGAAGGTGAATTTCGCGGCGTTACCGGTGACTTTCGGTGCGAATCTTTACACCAAAGGTATCGATGTGAGGTTGATAGGTGTTTACAGCTGGCGACTCTTTTACGTCGTTGCCCAGCAGGATTTTGAGTTCAAAGGATATCAGAGTTTTAAAGGAGAGCAAATTTACACGGCTCATGCACGCGGTCAAACGGCTGACGTGGTGCTCAGGTACTTGTTGGTAAAGAACGGACTTGAACCTGACAAAGACGTGCGATTTGCTTACGCGCAACCGCAGGAGATTGTCTCACTTTTCAACGCAGGTAAGATAAAGCTCGCAGCCGTTCCAGAACCTTTCGTTACAATGATGCTATCGAAAGGGAAAATAATACTGGACCTTCAGGAGGAGTGGAACAGGGCGAGCGGTACCAAGTACGGCATACCGATCACGGGGCTGTTCGTTACAGGAAAGTTAGCCGATTACGCTGGAACAGTTAGACTCTTCGAAAGATCCTTCGTAAAATCACTGAACTGGTCGTACCAAAATCTTGACAAAGCTGTTGATATTACGAGTAAGCAACTCGGTATTCCAGTTGCTGTGTTGAAGACCTCGTTGCAAAGAAGTCAATACAACTACCTCTCCGCGAAAGATTGTAAAGACGAGGTGTTGCATTACTTGAAGAAACTGAACGAACTCTATCCGGAAGGACTTCCAAAGGTTCCGGACGAGAAGTTCTTTTTCGTGAACTTCTGA
- the hydF gene encoding [FeFe] hydrogenase H-cluster maturation GTPase HydF: MLPTSGFRKFISIVGRRNVGKSSFMNALIGQDISIVSDTPGTTTDPVHKAMELHPLGPVTLIDTPGLDDVGELGEKRIQKAIKSFYKSDAGILVVDDEPGEYERRIDELFRKLEIPYIVAVNKADVLGNRAFHIAELYRSEFGVEVAVVSSAKKEGFEKIPELLSRIMPEDTEIPFIPDFVSVGDTVVLVVPIDSGAPKGRLIMPQVHAIREVIDRQAFAYVVKEHQVWEAISRLNAKPVLVVTDSQAIMKVAPQVPEDVYLTTFSILEARYRGDIEYFVESVTAIEELKDGDTVLIMEGCTHRPLSEDIGRVKIPNWLTKHTGAKLNFRVWAGVEMPEYEEVADAKLVIHCGGCVNTRTQIMRRVRMFKRLGIPMTNYGIVISYLHGVLDRALKPLGLTFKMDRV, translated from the coding sequence ATGCTCCCTACGAGCGGGTTTAGAAAGTTCATCTCGATAGTGGGACGTAGAAACGTGGGGAAATCATCGTTCATGAACGCACTCATCGGGCAAGACATCTCCATCGTGAGTGATACCCCTGGAACAACGACTGATCCAGTCCACAAGGCGATGGAGCTCCACCCACTCGGTCCGGTCACACTCATCGACACCCCTGGACTTGACGATGTGGGCGAGCTTGGAGAAAAGCGTATCCAGAAGGCGATTAAGTCGTTCTACAAGTCCGACGCGGGGATTCTCGTGGTGGACGATGAACCTGGAGAGTACGAAAGGCGCATCGATGAACTCTTCAGAAAACTGGAGATTCCGTATATTGTTGCCGTGAACAAGGCGGATGTTCTTGGAAACCGGGCTTTTCACATTGCCGAACTCTACCGCTCCGAGTTCGGGGTGGAAGTTGCCGTCGTAAGTTCTGCTAAGAAAGAAGGTTTTGAGAAGATTCCGGAGTTATTGAGTCGCATAATGCCGGAGGATACGGAGATTCCGTTCATTCCGGATTTTGTGAGCGTTGGTGACACGGTCGTTCTCGTCGTTCCCATAGATTCCGGTGCGCCGAAAGGACGGTTGATAATGCCACAGGTGCACGCAATCAGGGAAGTGATCGACAGGCAAGCCTTCGCGTACGTTGTCAAGGAACATCAAGTTTGGGAAGCAATTTCGAGACTCAACGCAAAACCCGTACTTGTTGTCACCGACTCGCAGGCGATTATGAAAGTTGCCCCACAGGTGCCGGAAGATGTATATCTGACAACATTTTCTATCCTCGAAGCACGCTACCGCGGGGATATCGAATATTTCGTTGAAAGCGTAACGGCGATAGAGGAACTGAAGGACGGCGACACAGTCCTCATCATGGAAGGGTGCACGCACAGACCACTTTCGGAGGATATCGGACGCGTCAAAATTCCAAACTGGCTAACGAAACACACCGGTGCAAAGTTGAACTTTAGAGTCTGGGCTGGTGTGGAAATGCCCGAGTACGAAGAGGTCGCGGATGCGAAGCTCGTTATCCACTGTGGGGGATGTGTGAACACGAGAACTCAAATCATGCGACGTGTCAGGATGTTCAAAAGGCTTGGGATTCCCATGACAAATTACGGGATAGTTATATCCTACCTCCACGGAGTCCTGGACAGAGCACTTAAACCTCTGGGATTGACATTTAAAATGGACAGGGTATAA
- a CDS encoding sulfide-dependent adenosine diphosphate thiazole synthase codes for MLRKDTLISRLIVESFFKKLGEALVLDVAVAGAGPSALALGIELAKKGWKVALFEAKNEPGGGIWGGGMMFNELVVEAELEEYLKELDVRYRKVDDLIVIDSVHFASALLYHATKNGALLFNNVYVEDLVMYDGKVSGVVVNWTPTVRERLHVDPITIVAKYVVDATGHPANLVRFLVRRGVIKLENFRVDGGVKIAGEPGNEFLMDAENGERFVVEHTKEIYPGLYVMGMAAVSVGGGPRMGPIFGGMVLSGLKAAQLIHEKLILETSNRDETNEKVRV; via the coding sequence ATGTTGAGGAAAGACACGCTCATTTCCCGTTTGATAGTCGAAAGTTTTTTCAAGAAGCTCGGCGAGGCTCTGGTACTCGATGTTGCCGTAGCGGGAGCAGGTCCAAGTGCGCTCGCACTGGGTATCGAACTTGCGAAAAAGGGATGGAAAGTTGCTCTCTTTGAGGCAAAGAACGAACCCGGTGGTGGTATCTGGGGCGGCGGAATGATGTTCAACGAACTCGTTGTAGAGGCCGAGCTGGAGGAGTACTTAAAAGAATTGGACGTGAGGTACAGAAAAGTGGATGATTTAATCGTGATCGACTCGGTACATTTTGCATCGGCGCTGCTGTACCACGCAACGAAGAATGGCGCGTTACTTTTCAACAACGTTTATGTGGAGGACCTCGTGATGTACGACGGAAAGGTTTCGGGAGTGGTCGTCAACTGGACACCGACGGTGCGCGAGAGGTTACATGTTGATCCCATAACGATCGTTGCGAAGTACGTCGTCGATGCAACGGGACATCCAGCCAACCTCGTGCGATTTCTGGTTCGAAGGGGTGTGATCAAACTCGAGAACTTCAGAGTTGACGGCGGAGTGAAGATCGCTGGTGAGCCGGGTAACGAATTCCTAATGGACGCGGAAAACGGAGAGCGTTTCGTAGTTGAGCATACAAAAGAAATTTACCCAGGTTTGTACGTCATGGGTATGGCGGCTGTTAGCGTCGGTGGTGGTCCGCGGATGGGTCCCATATTCGGCGGTATGGTACTCTCCGGCCTAAAAGCAGCGCAACTTATTCACGAAAAACTCATCTTGGAAACCTCCAACAGAGATGAGACAAACGAGAAGGTGAGAGTATGA
- the thiC gene encoding phosphomethylpyrimidine synthase ThiC: protein MTQMELARIGRVSEEMRKVAVQEGVDEKLVLDKLASGRAVLPKNVLHNIERPVIIGEGFSVKVNANIGTSMGYSSLEEEMEKLKVALEVGTDTVMVLSTWGPLREMRRLIVQNSPVPVGSVPIYDSAVKAYAERKNVVDFSERDFIEMFEEHAEDGIDFMTIHVGITKRVLEKIRNSKRVLKIVSRGGAIIAGWMIKNNKENPFYEHFDEILDIAREYDVTLSLGDGMRPGALVDATDPQQLEELFEMRELVERAHEKGVQVMLEGPGHVPLNEIEMNVKLMKKVGKGAPIFLLGPLPTDRGVGYDHIVSAVGGALAGYFGCDFLCYVTPAEHVSLPTVEDVREGVIAAKIAATIADVARGNAKALKLEREMAIARANFDWERMFQLAIAPERARQKYNARPYEEKGCSMCGPFCAIRIAQEVSG, encoded by the coding sequence ATGACGCAGATGGAACTTGCCAGGATCGGACGGGTCTCCGAGGAAATGAGGAAAGTAGCCGTTCAGGAGGGCGTTGATGAAAAACTCGTACTTGATAAACTTGCGAGCGGTCGTGCCGTGCTACCGAAGAATGTACTTCACAACATCGAACGGCCTGTGATAATCGGAGAGGGATTTTCCGTAAAAGTGAACGCTAACATCGGAACTTCGATGGGGTATTCATCCCTTGAAGAGGAAATGGAAAAACTGAAGGTGGCGCTTGAGGTTGGAACTGACACGGTGATGGTACTTTCCACGTGGGGACCGCTACGCGAGATGAGACGACTGATAGTTCAAAACAGCCCAGTTCCTGTGGGTTCGGTCCCAATCTACGATTCCGCTGTGAAAGCGTACGCGGAGAGGAAAAACGTGGTTGACTTCTCGGAAAGAGACTTCATTGAGATGTTCGAGGAACACGCGGAGGATGGAATTGACTTCATGACCATCCACGTGGGGATAACTAAGCGTGTACTCGAGAAGATCAGAAACTCGAAACGTGTACTGAAGATCGTCAGTCGCGGTGGTGCGATAATTGCCGGTTGGATGATCAAAAACAATAAAGAAAATCCGTTTTACGAACACTTCGATGAGATACTCGACATCGCGAGGGAATACGATGTTACATTGAGCCTGGGAGACGGGATGCGGCCGGGTGCTCTCGTGGATGCAACAGATCCCCAGCAACTCGAGGAACTCTTCGAGATGAGAGAGCTCGTTGAACGGGCACACGAGAAAGGTGTCCAGGTCATGCTGGAAGGTCCAGGTCACGTTCCACTCAACGAGATCGAGATGAATGTGAAGCTGATGAAGAAGGTTGGTAAAGGTGCCCCAATATTCCTCCTCGGTCCGCTTCCGACGGACAGGGGCGTTGGCTACGACCACATCGTTTCCGCGGTTGGTGGTGCGTTGGCTGGGTATTTTGGTTGTGACTTTCTGTGCTACGTTACTCCAGCCGAACATGTATCGTTGCCGACGGTTGAAGACGTTCGCGAGGGTGTCATAGCAGCAAAAATTGCCGCAACGATCGCGGATGTTGCCCGTGGCAACGCGAAGGCTCTCAAGTTAGAGCGTGAAATGGCCATCGCGCGTGCGAACTTCGATTGGGAACGGATGTTCCAACTTGCCATTGCACCGGAAAGGGCCAGACAAAAGTACAACGCGCGTCCGTATGAAGAAAAGGGGTGCTCCATGTGTGGACCGTTCTGCGCGATTAGGATAGCTCAAGAGGTGTCTGGATGA
- a CDS encoding sugar phosphate isomerase/epimerase family protein → MSTRRVKRERRKIVSTSLIRANAERLETLPQSEFYELTFFRPDDLEKVLNFLKARNARFGVHCPFIYRYAAVHPNPTSLDETLRKDTFEKNELCAGLSRKIGAEYMVLHFPNAHQKESWKKDEKIISEVLEHIATLNQLIEIRLENVYGNDDFHTPEDYIWLAKETGATLCIDVGHLLLDSEIYGIRPVDFILKCEPYISEVHLYYADIETYRRCHHAPWGNSKGFFEVLDVVKELSCDITLEAGPDCSEGLDHLLEFFESL, encoded by the coding sequence ATGAGTACAAGAAGAGTTAAGAGAGAACGGAGAAAGATTGTTTCTACCAGCTTGATAAGGGCTAACGCGGAACGATTGGAGACGTTGCCACAATCCGAGTTTTACGAACTGACGTTTTTCAGACCGGATGACCTTGAGAAAGTGTTGAATTTTTTGAAAGCCAGAAATGCACGTTTTGGCGTCCATTGTCCGTTCATCTACAGGTACGCTGCGGTGCACCCGAATCCCACATCGTTGGATGAGACTCTCAGGAAAGACACTTTTGAAAAGAACGAGCTCTGCGCGGGTCTTTCAAGAAAAATCGGGGCAGAGTACATGGTACTGCACTTTCCAAACGCACACCAGAAAGAGAGTTGGAAAAAGGACGAGAAAATTATATCCGAAGTTTTGGAGCATATCGCTACGTTGAACCAGTTGATTGAAATCAGACTTGAGAACGTTTACGGAAACGACGATTTTCACACACCCGAAGATTACATTTGGCTTGCAAAAGAGACCGGTGCAACGCTTTGTATTGACGTTGGACACTTGTTACTTGACTCTGAAATCTATGGGATACGACCTGTAGATTTCATCCTGAAGTGTGAGCCATACATCTCAGAAGTACACCTGTACTACGCTGACATCGAAACCTACAGACGTTGCCATCACGCACCCTGGGGAAATTCGAAAGGCTTTTTCGAGGTTTTGGATGTTGTGAAAGAGCTAAGTTGTGACATCACACTGGAAGCTGGGCCGGACTGTTCCGAAGGTTTGGATCACCTACTTGAGTTCTTCGAAAGTTTGTAA
- a CDS encoding thiamine-phosphate synthase family protein: MVMVLSGFDPSAGAGILQDIKSLAVLGITASGVVTTYTVQNTQRVFSVTFRRWEEIDRELSVLEHPRYIKIGLITPEFVRLVREKYPDAVIVWNVILSSSSGHFFESETEVLKNIKYADFVVLNNEEAEKLGLRPNEKCVVTCGHREGKDIKVLYKDLEFSIPRVYGKNGTKFHGTGCAFSSLFTGFLSFGYKPEEAIRAAMEVLKKVLERSEVAQVQTEKLARDWFSMEAIRKLEAIVPELERIGSHTVPEVGQNVSFALPWSKSEEEVAKFPGRIRLKEGRPVFVSGPSFKDKSHTARMAITAKEFSPHIRCVSNVRYDKSYVENAVRAGLKVFKYDRSKEPPEVAEVDGQSMQWMIKTAYETFGEIPDIIYDEGWFGKEAMIRVFGRDPEDVIRKIKVIIGFDLHKLTEEEYRCKIESTSY; this comes from the coding sequence ATGGTGATGGTGCTGTCTGGATTTGATCCTTCCGCTGGGGCCGGGATTTTGCAGGACATAAAGTCCTTGGCGGTGTTGGGAATAACGGCCAGTGGAGTGGTTACCACCTATACGGTCCAGAATACCCAGCGCGTATTTTCCGTAACGTTCAGGCGCTGGGAGGAGATCGACAGGGAACTGAGCGTCTTGGAACATCCAAGGTACATAAAGATAGGACTTATTACTCCCGAATTCGTCCGACTGGTCAGGGAGAAATATCCGGATGCGGTCATCGTGTGGAACGTGATACTGAGTTCGAGTTCGGGTCATTTTTTCGAGTCAGAGACGGAAGTACTGAAAAACATCAAGTACGCGGATTTCGTCGTACTCAACAATGAAGAGGCCGAGAAACTTGGACTTCGCCCGAACGAGAAGTGCGTTGTTACGTGCGGGCATAGAGAAGGCAAGGATATCAAGGTGCTCTACAAGGACCTGGAATTTTCAATTCCAAGGGTTTACGGAAAGAACGGTACAAAGTTCCACGGCACCGGATGCGCGTTCTCAAGTTTGTTCACAGGGTTCCTGTCATTCGGCTACAAGCCGGAGGAAGCTATTAGAGCGGCGATGGAGGTCTTGAAGAAAGTTCTCGAACGCTCGGAGGTTGCCCAAGTTCAGACGGAGAAACTCGCACGTGATTGGTTCTCGATGGAAGCTATCAGAAAGCTTGAAGCGATTGTACCGGAGCTTGAGAGGATAGGGTCACATACCGTTCCGGAGGTGGGACAGAACGTTTCATTCGCGCTTCCTTGGTCCAAAAGCGAAGAAGAAGTTGCAAAATTTCCCGGACGGATCAGATTAAAAGAAGGTAGACCCGTTTTCGTATCCGGTCCTTCGTTTAAGGATAAATCCCACACCGCGCGAATGGCAATCACCGCAAAAGAATTTTCTCCACACATCCGGTGCGTTTCGAACGTGAGATACGATAAAAGTTATGTGGAAAATGCCGTTCGTGCCGGTTTGAAGGTCTTCAAATACGACCGTTCCAAGGAGCCACCGGAAGTTGCGGAAGTAGATGGCCAATCGATGCAGTGGATGATAAAAACCGCTTACGAGACATTTGGAGAAATTCCAGATATCATTTACGACGAGGGATGGTTCGGCAAAGAAGCGATGATCAGAGTTTTCGGTAGGGATCCAGAGGATGTAATCAGGAAAATTAAAGTCATCATCGGATTTGATTTACATAAATTGACAGAAGAAGAATATAGATGTAAAATAGAGTCGACGAGTTATTGA
- the nadX gene encoding aspartate dehydrogenase: MKVFFIGGGNITRIVLEKLGDRIERCWYYDLEKKDIPCQFIGDKFYIPSEADVVVEAASVEAVKTFGIDVLKSGKDFYVISSGAFADEEFTRRFAEELKNSTSKVFVPSGAVGGIDIICALEGYLETVKLRTRKPPAAFGMDAGSISEPRVVFSGSVYDAIRNFPQNINVAVTLALAAKDFNKVNVEMLADPSISQNIHEVEISSSVGNYKLVLQNKPSPNPKTSYLAPLSLVAALKKRIEKFVVG, encoded by the coding sequence ATGAAGGTTTTCTTCATTGGTGGAGGGAACATCACACGTATCGTTCTTGAGAAACTCGGTGACCGTATCGAGCGATGCTGGTATTACGACCTGGAAAAGAAAGACATACCGTGCCAGTTCATAGGTGATAAATTCTACATCCCTTCGGAGGCGGACGTCGTTGTTGAAGCAGCGAGCGTTGAAGCGGTGAAGACTTTCGGTATCGATGTGCTCAAGAGCGGTAAAGATTTTTATGTGATAAGTTCCGGAGCATTTGCTGATGAAGAATTCACACGCAGATTCGCTGAGGAGTTGAAAAATTCCACATCCAAAGTTTTCGTGCCCTCGGGTGCGGTTGGTGGTATCGATATAATATGTGCGCTGGAAGGTTATTTGGAGACCGTAAAGCTGAGAACGAGGAAACCACCTGCAGCGTTCGGTATGGATGCAGGTTCGATCTCAGAACCACGTGTCGTGTTCTCCGGAAGTGTCTACGATGCTATACGCAACTTCCCGCAGAACATCAACGTTGCAGTTACTCTGGCGCTTGCCGCGAAAGACTTTAACAAAGTTAACGTGGAAATGCTCGCGGATCCATCGATTTCTCAGAACATCCACGAGGTGGAGATAAGTTCTTCGGTGGGGAATTACAAACTCGTACTCCAGAACAAACCTTCTCCGAATCCTAAGACCAGCTACTTGGCACCACTTTCACTGGTGGCGGCGCTGAAGAAGAGAATCGAGAAGTTCGTCGTTGGGTGA
- the nadA gene encoding quinolinate synthase NadA, with protein sequence MLRQLAKEKGYLIMAHNYQIPELQRIADFVGDSLQLARQAMETNAERILFLGVDFMAETVKALNPEKKVVVPVLCATCPMANSLTEEEIAKAKEKYDAPFVVYVNSTARTKFLADYLCTSANAVDVVRNVPSDTVLFGPDKNLASYVAEKTGKRVIPIPGELGYCHVHNFVTTAQVRKLLEKYPDAEVMVHPEVPEQVRKIAHFVGSTAQMEKYPMASSAKTFIVVTEVGMAEKLRALYPDRTFLTIDSMVCYNMKKNNLRNTYRALLSDGPEVVLDERLGEKIRKLVEDMLKLTASTHVGKK encoded by the coding sequence ATGCTACGGCAGTTAGCTAAGGAAAAAGGATACCTGATCATGGCACACAACTACCAGATTCCCGAGTTACAACGGATAGCCGACTTTGTCGGTGACTCCCTCCAGCTGGCACGACAGGCCATGGAGACGAATGCCGAGAGAATCCTATTCCTCGGAGTTGACTTCATGGCTGAGACGGTGAAGGCACTTAATCCGGAGAAGAAAGTCGTCGTTCCGGTTCTTTGCGCTACCTGTCCGATGGCTAACAGCCTAACTGAGGAGGAGATCGCAAAAGCAAAGGAAAAGTACGACGCACCGTTCGTTGTTTACGTCAACAGTACGGCAAGAACAAAGTTCTTGGCCGATTATTTATGTACATCGGCAAACGCTGTTGATGTGGTGCGAAACGTGCCGAGTGACACTGTTCTGTTCGGACCGGACAAAAATCTTGCAAGTTACGTAGCGGAAAAGACGGGAAAGCGTGTGATCCCGATTCCAGGGGAACTCGGTTACTGTCATGTGCATAACTTCGTTACCACAGCACAAGTCCGAAAGTTGCTCGAGAAGTATCCCGATGCAGAGGTTATGGTACATCCTGAGGTTCCGGAGCAAGTTCGGAAGATTGCGCACTTTGTCGGTAGCACCGCACAGATGGAAAAATACCCGATGGCTTCGAGTGCGAAGACTTTCATCGTGGTAACGGAAGTTGGGATGGCTGAGAAACTGAGAGCACTTTACCCGGATAGAACTTTCCTGACCATAGATTCCATGGTGTGCTACAATATGAAAAAGAACAATCTCAGGAATACCTACCGTGCGTTGTTGAGCGACGGACCGGAGGTCGTGCTGGATGAACGACTGGGGGAGAAGATTAGAAAGCTCGTCGAAGATATGCTTAAACTCACGGCTTCAACGCACGTGGGCAAAAAATAG
- the nadC gene encoding carboxylating nicotinate-nucleotide diphosphorylase, translating into MYERIVEEIVKLIRDDEYFIDFASYPLRGTVAKGNILLKSEWAVLSGTEIVEKVLERFDVKVKFFHRDGECAERGVVATLEGDAYNVLVCERTILNVLSFMSSIATKTRILVERLRQKGVHTKIAATRKTIPFTAMLQKIAVIHGGGDTHRLNLSDMVMIKDNHIALYGCVSEAVRKVKEMASFSKKIEIEVEDEDTAFEAANAGVDVLMLDNMPVEHACELAGRLKRAFPHIIIEYSGGVDPNNIEKYACEYFDVISVGRLTSEVSYVDFSLEVSRSEP; encoded by the coding sequence TTGTACGAAAGGATCGTTGAAGAGATCGTGAAACTGATAAGGGACGATGAGTACTTCATCGATTTTGCTTCCTACCCGTTAAGGGGAACGGTCGCAAAAGGAAATATACTCCTGAAATCGGAATGGGCGGTTTTGTCCGGAACAGAGATTGTCGAGAAGGTACTGGAGCGGTTCGATGTAAAGGTCAAATTTTTCCACCGCGATGGTGAGTGCGCGGAAAGAGGTGTGGTTGCAACACTCGAAGGTGACGCATACAACGTACTTGTTTGCGAGCGAACGATTCTCAACGTCTTATCATTCATGAGCTCGATAGCGACAAAGACAAGGATACTCGTTGAAAGACTTAGGCAGAAGGGAGTTCACACGAAAATCGCGGCAACGAGAAAAACGATACCATTTACCGCTATGCTCCAAAAAATTGCCGTCATCCATGGTGGCGGGGATACTCACCGTTTAAACCTTTCGGACATGGTTATGATAAAGGACAACCACATTGCGCTCTACGGGTGCGTCTCGGAAGCTGTGCGCAAGGTGAAAGAAATGGCGAGTTTCAGTAAGAAGATAGAAATCGAAGTGGAAGACGAGGACACAGCCTTCGAGGCCGCGAATGCCGGTGTGGACGTATTGATGCTCGACAACATGCCCGTGGAACATGCCTGCGAACTTGCCGGTAGGTTAAAACGTGCCTTCCCACACATCATCATCGAATATTCCGGGGGCGTCGATCCGAACAACATAGAAAAGTACGCTTGTGAGTATTTCGACGTCATCTCCGTGGGTAGACTCACGAGCGAGGTTTCGTACGTGGACTTTTCGCTTGAGGTTTCAAGGTCTGAGCCCTGA